The following are encoded together in the Candidatus Omnitrophota bacterium genome:
- a CDS encoding LptF/LptG family permease, with protein sequence MKIIDRYMSKSFASSFIWCLFVFVIMAVIIDIFSFIDDIVKFKIPLQSIFAFYFYYTPTIIIQQVIPMAVLLSTIYMLSNLNKNNEIIAMKSSGIGLWRILTPLLAIGFLISIFVYVANDRIIPVTSKVSQMIRREELEKHKVSDNKSRVIENVAVYGTGNRIVFARNYEVGNKKLNDIIIHEHDMSESLISKVTAQSAVWTGSGWKFYKVIKTKIDNAGKIMSAPEFHTEMIIPLKERPRDFAYGEWKSDFMSYGELSNYIKNFRGSDLKIARNFLVDLHYKVAFPFISLIIIMVAAPFALLTMRGGVMIGIGMSIVIGLLYYAVIAVSLALGKNGALPPFIAAWLGNIVFAGLGIYLLNKRA encoded by the coding sequence ATGAAGATAATAGACAGATATATGTCAAAAAGTTTCGCCTCATCCTTCATATGGTGCCTCTTCGTATTCGTGATAATGGCGGTAATAATAGATATATTCTCTTTTATAGACGATATAGTAAAATTTAAGATTCCGCTTCAGTCCATATTCGCGTTCTATTTCTATTATACGCCCACAATAATAATACAGCAGGTCATCCCTATGGCGGTCCTGCTATCCACTATATATATGTTGAGCAATCTGAATAAGAATAACGAAATTATAGCGATGAAATCGAGCGGCATAGGATTATGGCGCATATTGACGCCTCTGCTCGCAATCGGTTTTCTGATCAGCATTTTCGTATATGTGGCAAATGACAGGATAATACCTGTAACATCGAAGGTATCGCAGATGATAAGGCGCGAAGAGCTGGAAAAACATAAGGTTTCGGACAATAAATCAAGGGTCATAGAAAATGTCGCGGTATATGGAACCGGAAACAGGATAGTCTTCGCGAGAAATTATGAGGTCGGAAATAAGAAGCTTAACGACATAATCATACATGAGCACGACATGTCGGAAAGCCTCATATCAAAGGTCACGGCCCAAAGCGCCGTCTGGACAGGCTCCGGCTGGAAATTTTATAAAGTCATAAAGACCAAGATTGATAATGCGGGTAAAATAATGAGCGCGCCGGAATTTCATACCGAAATGATAATACCTCTTAAGGAAAGGCCCAGGGATTTCGCGTATGGAGAATGGAAATCAGATTTCATGAGTTACGGGGAACTAAGCAACTATATTAAAAACTTCCGCGGTTCGGACCTCAAGATAGCCAGAAACTTCCTTGTCGACCTGCACTACAAGGTCGCCTTTCCGTTTATCAGCCTTATAATAATAATGGTAGCGGCGCCATTCGCGCTTCTGACTATGCGCGGAGGTGTCATGATAGGCATAGGCATGAGCATAGTAATAGGCCTTCTATACTACGCCGTAATAGCAGTATCACTGGCTCTGGGAAAAAACGGAGCCCTCCCTCCATTCATCGCCGCATGGCTCGGCAACATAGTCTTCGCCGGGCTGGGGATATATCTACTAAATAAAAGAGCTTAA
- a CDS encoding class II fructose-bisphosphate aldolase, giving the protein MGRKAVDMDSIVSDLVLAPSMDEKIRVAKKITDIAYKKGIYSSSINGLYMARGKNEFPCTFTVPAINLRTLTYDLARAIFRVAKRNNAGAFIFEIAKSEMGYTDQPPVEYVAVCLAAAVKEGWTGPVFIQGDHFQVSAKNYRDNPTKEIDSLKALMSKAIEAGFYNIDIDSSTLVDLSKPSIKKQQKDNYEVCALLTNFIRQNQPRGIEISVGGEIGEVGHQNSTPEDLRAFMDGYKDKLRKGRVGISKISIQTGTSHGGVVLPDGTIAKVKLDFDTLKNLSKIAKEEYGMAGAVQHGASTLPSEAFGKFPENNAAEVHLATEFQNMVYDSAHFPKELKDRMYDWVRKNLASERKPNDTDEQFIYSARKKALGAFKKDIMNLPKETRDAIAAELEKKFEFLFEKLNVKNTRDLTSKYITLKRVISRKREPSAHVELTGEGAD; this is encoded by the coding sequence ATGGGCAGGAAAGCGGTAGATATGGATAGTATTGTATCAGACTTAGTTTTGGCACCTAGTATGGATGAAAAGATCAGAGTAGCGAAAAAGATAACCGACATCGCTTATAAAAAAGGTATCTATTCTTCAAGTATAAACGGCCTTTATATGGCTAGGGGTAAGAATGAATTCCCCTGCACGTTTACTGTGCCCGCAATTAATTTAAGGACATTGACATATGATCTCGCAAGGGCGATATTCCGCGTCGCAAAGCGCAATAATGCCGGAGCGTTCATATTCGAAATAGCGAAGTCGGAGATGGGGTATACCGACCAGCCGCCGGTTGAATACGTTGCCGTATGTCTTGCCGCCGCGGTGAAAGAAGGCTGGACAGGCCCCGTATTTATACAGGGTGACCATTTCCAGGTAAGCGCCAAAAACTATAGGGATAATCCTACAAAGGAGATAGACAGTCTTAAGGCCCTGATGTCCAAAGCCATAGAGGCGGGATTTTATAACATAGATATAGACTCATCTACCCTGGTTGACCTTTCAAAGCCGTCCATAAAGAAGCAGCAGAAAGACAATTATGAGGTGTGCGCTCTTCTTACCAACTTCATAAGGCAGAATCAGCCTCGCGGGATAGAGATATCTGTGGGCGGAGAGATAGGAGAAGTCGGGCACCAAAATTCCACGCCGGAAGATTTAAGGGCATTCATGGACGGGTACAAAGATAAGCTGCGTAAGGGCAGAGTGGGCATAAGCAAGATAAGCATCCAGACCGGCACATCTCACGGCGGCGTCGTGCTGCCGGACGGCACAATAGCCAAAGTCAAGCTTGATTTTGACACGTTAAAAAATCTGTCGAAGATAGCGAAAGAGGAGTATGGCATGGCCGGCGCGGTTCAGCACGGAGCGAGCACACTTCCTTCGGAGGCGTTCGGGAAGTTCCCGGAGAATAACGCGGCAGAAGTGCATCTGGCGACCGAATTCCAGAATATGGTATATGACAGCGCTCATTTCCCCAAAGAGCTTAAAGATAGAATGTATGATTGGGTAAGAAAGAACCTGGCTTCGGAAAGAAAGCCCAATGATACCGACGAGCAGTTTATATACAGCGCCAGAAAAAAAGCTTTGGGCGCGTTCAAAAAGGATATAATGAACCTTCCCAAAGAAACGAGGGACGCTATAGCGGCGGAGTTGGAAAAGAAATTCGAGTTTCTCTTTGAAAAACTTAATGTGAAGAATACCAGGGATCTTACTTCCAAGTATATAACTTTGAAGAGGGTTATATCCAGGAAGAGAGAGCCTTCTGCTCACGTAGAATTGACAGGAGAGGGCGCGGATTAA
- the metK gene encoding methionine adenosyltransferase, giving the protein MEKNKFLFTSESVTEGHPDKVCDQVSDGVLDEVLRQHPDDPSERVACETYVTMGLLIIGGEITTKAYVDIHKMCRNILKEIGYTHTKYGFDYHTCAILNAIHTQSPDIAMGVDAGGAGDQGMMFGYACKETPELMPLPIMLAHKLCQRLAQVRKEGILDYLGPDGKSQVTIEYVNGKPARATSVVLASQHTEAVVDKKTDMMSDAARREIIAKVAKPVLKEYLDKNTKFYINQTGKFLVGGPQSDTGMTGRKIIVDTYGGMIPHGGGAFSGKDPTKVDRSAAYMSRYVAKNLVAAGIAEKLMIQLAYVIGKAEPLSIMVETYGTGRMSDEKIVKLIEDNFDLTPGGIIHTLKLRNSSNGRYRKTAAYGHFGRDEEGFTWERTDQAKALAKNIK; this is encoded by the coding sequence ATGGAGAAGAATAAATTTTTATTTACTTCGGAAAGTGTTACGGAGGGCCATCCTGATAAAGTATGCGACCAGGTATCTGATGGCGTTCTTGATGAAGTGTTGAGGCAGCATCCGGATGATCCTTCGGAAAGAGTTGCGTGTGAGACATATGTTACTATGGGGCTTCTTATAATAGGCGGAGAGATAACTACAAAAGCTTATGTGGATATACATAAGATGTGCCGCAATATATTAAAAGAGATAGGATATACACACACCAAATACGGATTCGACTATCACACGTGCGCGATACTTAACGCGATACATACGCAGTCTCCTGACATAGCGATGGGTGTAGACGCCGGAGGCGCTGGAGACCAGGGTATGATGTTCGGCTATGCGTGCAAAGAGACACCGGAGCTCATGCCGCTGCCGATAATGCTTGCTCATAAATTATGCCAGAGGCTTGCCCAGGTGCGCAAAGAGGGCATTCTCGACTACTTGGGGCCGGATGGGAAATCACAAGTAACTATAGAATATGTGAACGGTAAACCTGCAAGAGCCACTTCAGTGGTATTAGCGTCACAGCATACCGAGGCGGTAGTTGATAAAAAGACGGACATGATGTCCGATGCCGCGCGGCGCGAAATAATAGCGAAAGTAGCGAAGCCCGTATTAAAAGAGTATCTTGATAAGAACACAAAGTTTTATATTAATCAAACCGGAAAGTTTTTGGTCGGCGGGCCGCAGTCCGATACAGGTATGACAGGACGCAAGATAATAGTAGATACATATGGCGGGATGATACCGCATGGCGGCGGCGCGTTCTCTGGCAAAGACCCCACTAAGGTGGATCGTTCAGCGGCTTATATGTCCCGATATGTAGCCAAAAACCTTGTTGCGGCCGGTATAGCTGAAAAGTTAATGATACAACTCGCTTATGTAATAGGTAAGGCTGAACCTCTATCCATAATGGTTGAGACATATGGCACCGGACGCATGAGTGATGAAAAGATAGTGAAACTGATAGAAGATAATTTTGATCTTACGCCCGGCGGGATAATTCATACGTTAAAACTGCGTAATTCTTCGAATGGCAGATATCGTAAAACAGCTGCCTATGGACATTTTGGAAGAGACGAAGAAGGTTTTACATGGGAGCGTACGGATCAGGCGAAGGCTTTGGCCAAAAACATAAAATAA
- the ahcY gene encoding adenosylhomocysteinase: protein MKYDVKNLGLAEKGRLRIEWANEYMKVLSLIRKHFKKEKPLKGLKIACCLHVTTETANLAYTLKEGGAEVVVCASNPLSTQDDVAASMVKNFGIATFAIKGEDNKTYYKHIESVLDAKPNITMDDGADLVSMIHKSKKHLAKYIIGGTEETTTGVIRLKNLDRKGILMYPIIAVNDASTKHFFDNRYGTGQSTIDGIVRATNVLLSGSLFVVAGYGWCGRGVAMRARGMGANVIVTEIDPLKALEAVMDGYQVMPMKDAAAIGDIFVTLTGDINVIRKEHFEAMKDGAIVANSGHFNVEIDITGLEKISKKKRLVREFVEEYTLNSGRRINLLGEGRLINLAAAEGHPASVMDMSFANQALSSEYIAKNYKKLDKKVYKVPEVLDNNIAKLKLESLGVNIDALTKEQKHYLESWELGT from the coding sequence ATGAAATATGACGTAAAGAACCTTGGTTTGGCAGAGAAGGGGAGGCTCAGGATAGAGTGGGCTAATGAATATATGAAGGTGCTTTCTTTGATCCGCAAACATTTCAAAAAAGAAAAACCTCTAAAAGGGCTCAAGATCGCCTGCTGCCTTCATGTCACAACAGAGACGGCGAACCTCGCTTACACATTAAAGGAAGGCGGCGCTGAAGTGGTCGTCTGCGCTTCAAATCCCTTGAGCACACAGGATGATGTCGCGGCATCGATGGTGAAAAATTTTGGCATTGCGACATTCGCGATAAAGGGCGAGGATAATAAGACATACTATAAGCATATCGAAAGCGTTTTAGACGCCAAGCCTAATATTACGATGGATGACGGCGCCGATCTCGTTTCAATGATACATAAATCAAAAAAACATCTGGCCAAATATATAATAGGCGGTACCGAAGAGACCACGACCGGAGTTATAAGGCTGAAGAATCTTGATAGAAAAGGCATATTGATGTATCCGATCATCGCGGTAAATGACGCGAGCACGAAGCACTTTTTCGATAACCGCTATGGTACCGGTCAATCAACTATAGACGGTATAGTGCGTGCCACAAATGTTCTTCTTTCTGGAAGCCTTTTTGTAGTCGCCGGTTATGGCTGGTGCGGCAGGGGGGTGGCCATGCGCGCTCGTGGTATGGGCGCGAATGTCATAGTTACCGAGATAGATCCGCTTAAAGCGCTTGAGGCTGTGATGGACGGTTATCAGGTAATGCCGATGAAAGACGCGGCAGCGATCGGAGACATATTTGTAACGCTGACCGGGGATATAAACGTGATACGTAAAGAGCATTTTGAAGCGATGAAGGACGGCGCGATAGTTGCTAATTCCGGGCATTTTAACGTGGAGATAGATATAACCGGTCTCGAAAAAATTTCGAAGAAGAAGCGGCTGGTGCGTGAGTTTGTAGAGGAGTATACTCTTAATAGCGGACGCCGCATAAATCTTCTGGGCGAAGGCAGACTTATTAATCTCGCGGCGGCCGAAGGGCACCCCGCCAGTGTAATGGATATGAGTTTTGCGAACCAGGCGCTTTCATCCGAATATATCGCCAAAAATTATAAGAAACTCGATAAAAAGGTTTATAAAGTGCCGGAGGTCCTTGATAATAATATAGCAAAGCTGAAACTGGAGTCTCTGGGGGTAAATATAGATGCGCTGACAAAAGAGCAGAAACATTATTTAGAGAGCTGGGAACTGGGAACATAA